The following proteins are co-located in the Wenzhouxiangella marina genome:
- a CDS encoding lipase family alpha/beta hydrolase produces the protein MNWLDRFPLRAPHPVLMALEGRAFFEWSSLAVSWPILKRAPAGDGHPVLVLPGLVANDTSTWPIRRFLNSRGYAAYPWRQGFNIGPVDNLVERLEERLDTLHRRHGRTVSLIGWSLGGAMARALAVRMPEHVRSVITLGSPIQAEHQATNAWRIFELVSGWKADDPRLAEWLLEHPMAPSTSFLSKTDGIVNWRISMAPEHELSENIEVSASHMGMGANPIVLWAIADRLAQAEGEWKPLARDNPLRSLLYRDPKKARLADLIATRG, from the coding sequence ATGAACTGGCTGGACCGTTTTCCCCTGCGCGCGCCCCACCCCGTGCTGATGGCGCTGGAAGGGCGTGCCTTTTTCGAGTGGAGCTCACTGGCCGTGAGCTGGCCGATCCTGAAGCGAGCGCCCGCCGGTGATGGCCACCCCGTGCTGGTCCTGCCGGGCCTGGTCGCCAACGACACCAGCACCTGGCCGATCCGACGCTTCCTCAACAGTCGTGGCTACGCGGCCTACCCCTGGCGTCAGGGTTTCAACATCGGGCCCGTCGACAACCTGGTCGAACGCCTCGAGGAACGACTGGACACCCTGCACCGCCGCCATGGCCGCACCGTCAGCCTGATCGGCTGGTCCCTGGGCGGTGCGATGGCCCGCGCCCTGGCCGTTCGCATGCCCGAGCACGTCCGCAGCGTGATCACCCTGGGCTCCCCGATCCAGGCCGAGCATCAGGCAACCAATGCCTGGCGGATCTTCGAACTGGTCAGCGGCTGGAAGGCCGACGACCCGCGCCTGGCCGAGTGGCTGCTCGAGCACCCGATGGCGCCCAGCACCTCCTTCCTGAGCAAGACCGACGGCATCGTCAACTGGCGAATCAGCATGGCGCCCGAGCACGAGCTGTCGGAAAACATCGAGGTCAGCGCCAGCCACATGGGCATGGGCGCCAACCCGATCGTGCTCTGGGCGATCGCCGACCGCCTGGCCCAGGCCGAAGGTGAGTGGAAACCACTGGCCCGCGACAACCCCCTCCGCAGCCTGCTCTATCGCGACCCCAAGAAGGCTCGCCTGGCCGACCTGATCGCCACCCGAGGTTGA
- a CDS encoding WS/DGAT/MGAT family O-acyltransferase gives MSKHQPLSGLDAAFLYLEGLGTPMHVGSLMLLEAGQRKGGDFHQQLRDHVADRLAAAAPLRRVLEDAPLGLSHPIWRGDAELDLDWHIQHRRLRAPGSMKALMKLTGRLHAEPMDRDRPLWQLVVIDGLADGRVALYSRIHHALLDGQGGVALARALLDTEPDPETPGHRPPPAPASHPSGKARLAVRAAGSTVSAWGRWMRGLPDTVKLAASGVGSPIRTVAGLRDSLLFAPKTRFNVQIGDQRAFGVTSLALKRIKGVAQGYGVSLNDVVMALCTGALRSALKQHGELPDRPLIAGMPISLRAQGNGEANNQVSMVQCELPTDEADPIERLKRIHASTGRIKARVQTFSHLIPTDFPGLAAPFWATGLSRLWKAGRLSERLPALANLVISNVPGPPVPLFLAGRRISHYYPISIVTHGLGLNITVQSYAGSLEVGILACPEVLPEPARLARRIDQALDELEGGITT, from the coding sequence ATGAGCAAGCACCAGCCACTCAGCGGCCTCGACGCCGCCTTTCTCTACCTCGAAGGATTGGGTACGCCGATGCATGTGGGCAGCCTGATGCTGCTCGAGGCCGGCCAGAGAAAAGGCGGTGATTTTCATCAGCAGCTGCGTGATCACGTCGCCGATCGGCTTGCCGCCGCCGCCCCCCTGCGACGCGTGCTCGAAGACGCGCCGCTGGGCCTGAGCCATCCGATCTGGCGTGGCGATGCGGAGCTCGATCTGGACTGGCATATCCAGCATCGGCGCCTGCGCGCGCCGGGCTCGATGAAGGCGCTGATGAAACTGACCGGCCGCCTGCACGCCGAGCCGATGGACCGCGACAGACCGCTCTGGCAGCTGGTCGTGATCGACGGCCTGGCCGATGGACGCGTCGCGCTCTACAGCCGCATCCACCACGCCCTCCTCGACGGCCAGGGCGGCGTGGCCCTGGCCCGGGCCCTGCTGGACACGGAACCGGACCCTGAAACGCCGGGCCATCGTCCGCCCCCGGCACCGGCCAGCCACCCCAGCGGCAAGGCCCGTCTGGCCGTGCGCGCTGCTGGCTCGACGGTGAGTGCCTGGGGCCGCTGGATGCGCGGCCTTCCGGACACGGTCAAGCTGGCTGCCTCCGGCGTGGGTTCGCCCATCAGGACCGTGGCCGGCCTCAGAGACAGCCTGCTGTTCGCCCCGAAGACGCGCTTCAACGTCCAGATCGGCGACCAACGCGCCTTCGGCGTGACCAGCCTGGCGCTGAAGCGGATCAAGGGGGTCGCCCAAGGCTATGGGGTCAGCCTGAATGACGTCGTCATGGCCCTGTGCACCGGCGCTCTGCGATCGGCGCTGAAGCAGCACGGGGAGCTACCCGACAGGCCCTTGATCGCCGGCATGCCGATCAGCCTTCGAGCCCAGGGCAATGGCGAGGCCAACAACCAGGTCTCGATGGTCCAGTGCGAACTGCCGACCGACGAAGCCGACCCGATCGAGCGTCTCAAGCGCATCCACGCCTCGACCGGCCGGATCAAGGCCCGGGTCCAGACCTTCAGCCATCTGATCCCGACCGACTTCCCCGGCCTGGCCGCACCCTTCTGGGCCACGGGCCTGAGCCGTCTCTGGAAGGCCGGTCGCCTGTCAGAGCGCTTGCCGGCGCTGGCGAACCTGGTCATCTCCAACGTACCCGGACCACCCGTACCGCTGTTTCTCGCAGGCCGTCGCATTTCACACTACTACCCGATCTCGATCGTGACCCACGGCCTGGGCCTGAACATCACGGTTCAGAGTTATGCTGGAAGTCTGGAGGTCGGCATCCTGGCCTGCCCCGAGGTGCTGCCCGAGCCCGCTCGCCTGGCCCGGCGCATCGACCAGGCCCTGGACGAGCTGGAAGGAGGAATCACGACATGA
- a CDS encoding type II toxin-antitoxin system VapC family toxin yields MIAIDTNLLVYAHREDSPFHPQAYERIESLATSRAPWAIPWPCLHEFYSIATHPRIFDPPTPSSQALDQIDAWLECPGLNLISESVRHWSELRPMLDSARIVGPKVHDARIAAICLQHGVTELWTADRDFSVFPNLKARNPLVA; encoded by the coding sequence ATGATCGCCATCGACACGAACCTCCTGGTCTATGCGCATCGGGAGGACAGTCCGTTTCATCCTCAGGCCTATGAACGGATCGAGTCGCTGGCGACATCCCGGGCCCCGTGGGCCATCCCATGGCCCTGCCTGCATGAGTTCTACAGCATCGCCACCCATCCGCGGATCTTCGACCCACCGACACCGTCGAGTCAGGCACTCGATCAGATCGATGCCTGGCTGGAGTGTCCCGGACTGAATCTGATTTCTGAAAGTGTTCGCCATTGGAGCGAACTGCGACCGATGCTCGACTCCGCCCGCATCGTCGGGCCGAAAGTCCATGATGCTAGGATCGCCGCAATCTGTCTTCAGCATGGGGTCACCGAGCTCTGGACTGCGGACCGCGACTTTTCCGTCTTTCCGAATCTGAAAGCACGGAACCCATTGGTCGCCTGA
- a CDS encoding FAD-dependent oxidoreductase: MSRVRNNPLHFLDTERQDPEVLSVPIRVKGWDEIYGGFDRHGAADQSARCINCGNPYCEWQCPVHNYIPDWLRLVKQGRLFEAAELCHQTNSLPEICGRICPQDRLCEGACTLNDGLGAVTIGSVEKYITDEAVRQGWRPDLSEVEPTGKRVAIVGAGPAGLACADVLARQGIEADVYDKYPRIGGLLTYGIPPFKLEKDVIETRRRLLEGMGIRFHLGVEVGRDIEFQTLIDEHDAVFLGLGTYRAVDGRIPGQDLPGVLQSLPYLIGNVGQVLNEPLAGFDYQHLEGKRVVVLGGGDTAMDCNRTAIRQGAASVTCAYRRDEANMPGSQREVKNAREEGVEFLFNRQPVEILGDGRVEGVRVVETRLGEPDENGRRRPEPIEGSEQILPADAVIIAFGFRPNPPDWLMAAGVDTHDDGRLIVASNGHAPFQTTNPKVFAGGDMVRGADLVVTAVWEGREAAKSLSSILMS, from the coding sequence ATGAGCCGGGTCCGCAACAATCCCCTGCATTTCCTCGACACCGAGCGCCAGGATCCCGAGGTGCTCAGCGTGCCGATCCGCGTCAAGGGCTGGGACGAGATCTATGGCGGCTTCGACCGCCACGGCGCGGCCGATCAGAGCGCGCGCTGCATCAACTGCGGCAACCCGTACTGCGAGTGGCAGTGCCCGGTGCACAACTACATCCCCGACTGGCTGCGCCTGGTCAAGCAGGGGCGCCTGTTCGAGGCCGCCGAGCTCTGCCACCAGACCAATTCCCTGCCCGAGATCTGCGGTCGCATCTGCCCCCAGGACCGCCTCTGCGAGGGGGCCTGCACCCTCAACGACGGCCTCGGCGCCGTCACCATCGGCTCCGTCGAGAAATACATCACCGACGAGGCCGTGCGCCAGGGCTGGCGCCCGGACCTGTCCGAGGTCGAGCCCACGGGCAAGCGCGTCGCCATCGTCGGCGCCGGGCCGGCGGGTCTGGCCTGTGCCGATGTCCTCGCGCGCCAAGGCATCGAGGCGGACGTCTATGACAAATACCCGCGCATCGGCGGCCTGCTGACCTACGGCATCCCGCCCTTCAAGCTCGAGAAGGACGTGATCGAGACGCGCCGGCGACTCCTCGAAGGCATGGGCATCCGCTTCCACCTGGGCGTGGAGGTCGGGCGCGACATCGAATTCCAGACCCTCATCGACGAGCACGACGCCGTCTTCCTGGGGCTGGGCACCTACCGCGCCGTCGACGGCCGAATCCCGGGCCAGGACCTGCCCGGCGTGCTTCAGTCCCTGCCCTACCTCATCGGCAACGTCGGCCAGGTGCTGAACGAACCCCTCGCGGGCTTCGACTATCAGCACCTCGAAGGAAAGCGCGTCGTCGTCCTCGGCGGCGGCGACACGGCGATGGACTGCAACCGCACGGCGATCCGCCAGGGCGCGGCCTCCGTGACCTGCGCCTACCGCCGCGACGAAGCCAACATGCCGGGCAGCCAGCGCGAGGTGAAGAACGCCCGCGAGGAAGGCGTGGAGTTCCTGTTCAACCGCCAGCCCGTCGAGATCCTCGGCGACGGCCGGGTCGAAGGCGTGCGGGTGGTCGAGACTCGGCTGGGCGAGCCCGACGAGAACGGCCGCCGCCGCCCGGAGCCGATCGAAGGCAGCGAACAGATCCTGCCCGCAGACGCCGTCATCATCGCCTTCGGCTTCCGCCCCAACCCGCCGGACTGGCTGATGGCGGCGGGCGTGGATACGCACGATGACGGGCGACTGATCGTCGCCTCGAACGGCCATGCGCCCTTCCAGACCACGAATCCAAAGGTGTTCGCCGGCGGCGACATGGTGCGCGGCGCCGATCTGGTGGTCACCGCCGTCTGGGAAGGACGTGAGGCCGCGAAGTCCCTGAGCTCGATTCTGATGAGCTGA